From the genome of Spinacia oleracea cultivar Varoflay chromosome 2, BTI_SOV_V1, whole genome shotgun sequence, one region includes:
- the LOC130467234 gene encoding uncharacterized protein produces MDSSKSPGPDGYIAGFFKLHWEKVGQSVCDAVNNFLTTGFLLKEWNHSLLVMIPKCEMPEEVGHLRPISLCNTIYKCASKCLVLRMKLVLPAIISPSQHAFISGRFMTDNVLLSHELIDKINHRKRGKGYLASVKMDMSKAYDRVYWIFLLKVLRAYGFPNHWIHLIHQCISTVSYKVLINGCTSDQFRPKCGIRQGDPLSTFPFLFCMEMFSRMLQMGSDLFSFQGINITRGSPKISHIFFADDALLFFKADRGSCSNITNIVNRFCRISGQQLNLQKSHFKLSPNTPELEQQGFRSILKMQMVQNFRPHLGVPIDLTGKRHTNFQSIVDKVVAKVSSWNSVCLSQTQKLILINSVLVAMASHVLSCMEIPLSISYKIDSILARFFWAKGPNTGMHWVNRKIIQLPKGLGGLGVRNMATLNKALLMRQAWRVIKNPQSLLGKAFFRKFPSSLKGVPSTISGKRFSSGMRGIGRATNLLLQGCDWKIGNGKTVVAGRDRWVKDRVPVFKSSVTLQNARNWKVNHFILPNGPGWNLDRVNSCFEFDDARRIVEMELPAGDSADFLYWRFHKSGKFTVKTAYAMLAMEDYGQNPYHRHQDFFKILWALKILPKWKLFLWKLLHNSIATKVNLGRRGTQLEVTCDYCQNGNEDSQHLFRFCDLARQDGKNSQRTVYFITTMWALWISRNNRVFKSTQAGVSGVLSIITEGLKQQGILCTHTSSLRFLHPPERDPIYPPGFFRKIIADSGMVGSISVIQVDGSWHKNSRIAGMGWYWECDNLTVDGILGGACVGTAESALHTEVVACLMAFRWCVQATLENVTILTDSQRLVEMLQIGASIDVHLLWTVEEILRLGTTFNWCSIQKVDRHQVQKAHELATGVASTSLSFCNFP; encoded by the exons ATGGATAGTTCAAAATCTCCAGGGCCGGATGGATATATAGCGGGGTTTTTTAAGCTTCATTGGGAGAAGGTAGGGCAGTCAGTTTGTGATGCAGTGAACAACTTCTTGACAACGGGATTTCTCTTAAAAGAATGGAATCATTCGCTACTAGTTATGATTCCAAAATGTGAAATGCCGGAGGAGGTAGGACATCTTAGGCCCATAAGTCTTTGCAATACTATTTACAAGTGCGCCTCTAAATGTCTAGTATTGAGAATGAAATTAGTGCTTCCAGCCATCATTTCTCCATCACAACATGCCTTCATTTCTGGAAGATTTATGACGGATAATGTTCTCCTTAGTCATGAGCTCATTGACAAGATTAATCATAGGAAGAGAGGAAAGGGTTACTTGGCCTCGGTTAAAATGGACATGAGTAAAGCCTATGACCGTGTTTATTGGATTTTTCTCCTCAAAGTTCTTCGGGCTTATGGGTTTCCTAATCATTGGATTCATCTAATACATCAGTGTATTTCTACCGTGTCATATAAGGTCCTTATCAATGGATGTACTTCAGATCAGTTTCGGCCAAAGTGTGGCATTCGACAAGGAGATCCATTGTCCACTTTCCCGTTCCTCTTTTGCATGGAGATGTTTTCTCGAATGCTGCAGATGGGAAGTGACCTTTTTTCCTTCCAAGGGATCAACATCACAAGGGGAAGTCCAAAAATTTCACACATATTCTTTGCAGATGATGCGCTCCTATTTTTCAAGGCAGATAGGGGAAGCTGCTCCAATATCACCAACATCGTTAATAGATTCTGCAGGATTTCGGGACAACAATTGAATTTACAAAAGtctcattttaaacttagtCCCAATACACCTGAGCTGGAGCAACAAGGTTTTCGAAGTATTTTGAAGATGCAGATGGTTCAAAACTTTCGACCGCATTTAGGAGTTCCTATTGATCTTACGGGGAAAAGGCATACAAACTTTCAATCTATTGTTGATAAGGTGGTGGCGAAGGTAAGTTCTTGGAATTCAGTTTGTCTATCCCAAACCCAGAAACTAATCCTTATCAATTCTGTCCTGGTTGCAATGGCTTCCCATGTCCTTAGTTGTATGGAAATACCTTTGTCTATTTCTTATAAAATAGATTCGATTTTAGCAAGGTTTTTCTGGGCCAAAGGTCCGAATACGGGTATGCATTGGGTTAATAGGAAAATTATCCAACTACCGAAGGGATTGGGAGGTTTAGGAGTGAGGAATATGGCTACCTTGAATAAAGCCCTTTTAATGAGGCAAGCATGGCGTGTCATCAAAAACCCACAATCGTTGTTGGGTAAGGCTTTTTTTAGGAAATTTCCGTCTTCCCTAAAAGGGGTTCCTTCAACTATAAGTGGGAAGAGGTTTTCCTCGGGTATGAGGGGAATAGGTAGAGCAACAAACCTTCTTTTACAAGGATGCGACTGGAAAATTGGTAATGGAAAAACTGTTGTAGCAGGAAGGGACAGATGGGTGAAGGATAGAGTTCCCGTTTTCAAATCGAGTGTTACCCTTCAGAATGCTAGGAATTGGAAAGTTAATCATTTTATCCTTCCTAATGGGCCTGGATGGAATTTGGATAGGGTTAACTCGTGTTTTGAGTTTGATGATGCTCGTCGGATTGTAGAAATGGAACTTCCTGCAGGTGATTCCGCTGATTTCCTCTATTGGAGATTTCATAAATCAGGGAAGTTTACGGTTAAAACGGCCTATGCAATGTTAGCAATGGAGGATTATGGTCAAAACCCATACCATCGACACCAAGATTTCTTTAAGATCCTTTGGGCTCTGAAGATTCTACCAAAATGGAAGCTTTTTCTATGGAAACTACTCCATAATAGCATAGCTACAAAAGTGAATTTGGGAAGGCGAGGAACTCAATTGGAGGTTACTTGCGACTATTGTCAGAATGGGAATGAGGATTCACAACATTTATTCAGGTTCTGTGATCTAGCAAGACAA GATGGGAAAAACAGCCAAAGAACTGTTTACTTTATTACAACTATGTGGGCGTTATGGATCTCAAGGAATAATCGAGTTTTCAAGAGCACTCAGGCGGGGGTGTCTGGTGTCCTCAGCATCATAACAGAAGGACTGAAACAACAAGGAATTTTGTGTACTCATACTTCTTCCTTGAGGTTTCTCCATCCACCAGAAAGGGATCCCATTTACCCTCCAGGTTTTTTCAGGAAAATAATTGCGGATTCAGGTATGGTAGGGTCAATATCTGTCATACAAGTGGATGGTTCTTGGCATAAGAATAGTCGAATAGCAGGAATGGGTTGGTATTGGGAATGTGATAATCTTACTGTGGATGGTATCCTAGGAGGAGCATGTGTTGGCACTGCTGAATCCGCTTTGCACACTGAAGTTGTTGCATGTCTTATGGCTTTCCGTTGGTGTGTACAAGCTACTCTCGAAAACGTTACTATTCTCACAGATTCTCAAAGATTGGTGGAAATGCTCCAGATCGGCGCTTCAATCGATGTTCACTTACTTTGGACAGTGGAAGAAATACTACGTCTGGGTACTACATTCAACTGGTGTAGCATTCAAAAAGTGGATCGTCATCAAGTGCAAAAGGCACACGAACTCGCAACAGGGGTGGCTTCTACTTCTTTATCGTTTTGTAATTTTCCTTGA
- the LOC130467235 gene encoding uncharacterized protein, translating into MSVNSVVDLFKSSNPRFCCGVDALGLSGGLVVLSWSSFGITCIFKSPNFVLCNIVEPNGSSYYVAGSSTIQGWDDFVNWRISSQLLDIPYSGPKFTWTNKREEPHLILERLDRGYMTNDWFMSFPDTKISNQPFIASDHAAIVLDTEGIPTRKNRPYQIENWCLEFTEICDLIDRTWRIPCQGSPMFTLSRKLVLLRLKIRGWYLRNKKLWGVNWRELNDNLSTIGLMVKTIAQGGTYIEKVDEAYSTAAIKVKSWKQRMKERWVKEGDLPTKLLYSRVKARQKKNEVLTLKNHAGQWTEGQDQVQDLVVQSLKQVFISDQDLPPDDELDMVLRELDLPQLSQGNVSMLERPF; encoded by the exons ATGTCTGTTAATAGTGTTGTAGACTTGTTCAAATCTAGTAATCCTAGGTTTTGTTGTGGAGTGGATGCTTTAGGCTTAAGTGGAGGTCTAGTCGTTCTAAGTTGGAGCTCTTTTGGGATTACTTGTATTTTTAAATCTCCAAACTTTGTACTATGTAATATAGTTGAACCTAATGGAAGTAGCtactat GTGGCCGGGTCTAGTACAATACAAGGATGGGATGACTTTGTTAATTGGAGAATTAGTAGTCAACTATTGGATATTCCTTATTCGGGTCCTAAGTTTACTTGGACTAACAAGAGAGAAGAGCCTCATCTAATTTTGGAGCGGTTAGATAGAGGGTATATGACAAATGATTGGTTTATGTCCTTCCCTGATACTAAAATTTCAAATCAACCTTTCATTGCATCCGACCATGCAGCAATTGTCCTTGACACTGAAGGAATACCTACTCGGAAAAATAGACCCTACCAAATAGAGAATTGGTGCCTGGAATTCACAGAAATTTGTGATCTTATTGATCGTACTTGGAGAATACCATGTCAAGGTTCACCGATGTTTACTTTGTCGAGGAAACTAGTTCTCCTTAGATTGAAAATTCGAGGATGGTATCTGAGGAATAAGAAATTGTGGGGAGTCAATTGGAGGGAGCTAAACGACAATCTCTCGACAATAGGTTTAATGGTGAAAACTATAGCTCAAGGGGGTACTTACATAGAAAAGGTTGATGAAGCGTATTCTACTGCAgctattaaagtgaaatcctggAAACAAAGAATGAAAGAGAGATGGGTAAAGGAAGGTGATCTTCCTACTAAACTCTTATACTCAAGAGTTAAGGCAAGGCAGAAGAAAAATGAAGTCCTCACCTTAAAAAATCATGCGGGGCAGTGGACTGAAGGCCAAGACCAAGTACAGGATCTCGTGGTTCAATCACTAAAGCAAGTCTTTATTTCAGATCAAGATCTTCCTCCTGATGATGAACTTGACATGGTTTTAAGGGAGTTGGATTTGCCTCAACTTTCACAAGGGAACGTTTCTATGCTTGAGAGACCATTTTAA